The genomic DNA ATCCATTCTGGTCTATCCATTTTAGTTGCACCTACTTTATCAGCAGCCAATCTGGTTTTTATTAGTACTTCAGCTTGATCTTTAAAGCCATTATCTGGTGTTAATGGATATTGACCAAAAACTAAAGGTATCCATTTGCCTGTATTATCTTCATTGAATTTAGCAACATATAAGACACCCTCCTCTAATAGTTTTAAATTAGCAGCTCTATCTTGTGGTTGATAACTATGTTTGGATATAAATTTATATATATATTCAAATTTCTCATCATCGCCAGTATAAACAACAACTTTATTATTGTTTCCTATATCAACGGTAGCACATTCGTGTTTGATTCTACCTAATGATGTATGTTTTTTAGGGGTACTATTGGGGTTGTAAGGGTCTATTTCGACTACCCAACCAAAACGATGGGGTTCATTAGGTTCATTGGAAGTTTCAAATCGAGGATCTACTTCACTCCAGCGATAGAATTGTTCTCTTTGTTTGATGCCATATCTTTTTTCTAGTTCAGTTAGTTTACCAGTTTTATTAGTAAACATATCACTCCAGTTTTCCTCACAGGTAAGATATGTCCCCCATGGTGTTTTACCATTTGAACAGTTTTGCATTGTTCCTAATAAAATTCGACCGCTTTTATCTTGTTTGGTTTGCATTAAGCGATGTCCTGCCGCTGGTCCTGTTGCACTCATCGGTGTTTGAGCAGTGATTCTACGTGCATACTGAGAAGGCCTTACAACTTCCCATTGTTGTTGTGAATTTTTCCTTATTTCTATAATAGAAACACCTAATGCCTGTTGCGCTTTTCTGACCTTATTAAGTGACCAATTATTGTCACCATCAGGGAATAGAAGACCATTATCACAGTATTCGTGGTTAATAGCTAATAAGGCGTTAGAGTTAGATTGTGTATGCATTGGTAGGGAGAAATAGTCCATACCATCATGGTGCATACCTGCTTGTAACGCTTGTTCTCTGGCACTATTGGCTGCATTAAGTTTAAATTGTGGGCTTTTATCATGAATACCAACTGGATCTCCCCAGCTGTATAGAACTTTTGCAGTATAGCCCTTAGGTACTCTAACATTGTCTTGAGAGGAAGGTTGTATACTTTCAAACCCTAAAGCTTTAGGTCTATCAGAGGAATTAATAGTATCTATGGTTTTACTACTCAAAAAATTAGAAGTGAGTGTTGCTGTTGTTGTTACAATACCCATTTGTAAAAAACGTCGACGTGAGATACTATTCTGTATGATTTCTTGAATACTTAGATTATTACTATGGTTAAGAACCATATCCTGATTCATATGTTTTAGACTTTTTTTGTTTTTTGTTGGCATGGCTGTTCCTCTCTATATAGATGACCAAAAAATTATAGACATATGTTATGTCATATGTATGACATAACTTTTAGGCTAGAACTCAATTCTTAGCTGTAGTTTCCTCATATATTAT from Neisseriaceae bacterium includes the following:
- a CDS encoding DUF839 domain-containing protein, which gives rise to MPTKNKKSLKHMNQDMVLNHSNNLSIQEIIQNSISRRRFLQMGIVTTTATLTSNFLSSKTIDTINSSDRPKALGFESIQPSSQDNVRVPKGYTAKVLYSWGDPVGIHDKSPQFKLNAANSAREQALQAGMHHDGMDYFSLPMHTQSNSNALLAINHEYCDNGLLFPDGDNNWSLNKVRKAQQALGVSIIEIRKNSQQQWEVVRPSQYARRITAQTPMSATGPAAGHRLMQTKQDKSGRILLGTMQNCSNGKTPWGTYLTCEENWSDMFTNKTGKLTELEKRYGIKQREQFYRWSEVDPRFETSNEPNEPHRFGWVVEIDPYNPNSTPKKHTSLGRIKHECATVDIGNNNKVVVYTGDDEKFEYIYKFISKHSYQPQDRAANLKLLEEGVLYVAKFNEDNTGKWIPLVFGQYPLTPDNGFKDQAEVLIKTRLAADKVGATKMDRPEWIAIDPKIKGSVYCTLTNNSSRGENGKAGVDAANPRKNNIFGHIIHWQEDKNNPESLSFTWDIFAMGGLLNSSNLNWTTDIKSVSFGSPDGLKFDHRGVMWIQTDVSTTTLNTGPYEGLGNNQMFAVVPGSKEFKRFLTGPCGCEITGITFSPDNKAMFVNIQHPGEAGGVSDPKTPRAVSSWPDAQITGRPRSSTIVITKNDGGVIGS